The Qipengyuania oceanensis genome includes the window CCGGGGCGTACCCCGTTCGAGTAGTGGCCTTACGCCTTAAAGCGAATTGCTGTCGCTCGCCTGACAGGTAACACCCGTTCGCCAGACACATGCCGTCCGCTGGATCGCAGAGCTGGCAGCCAAGCAAGCGAGTGCGCCGGATAATGAACCGTGTTTCAAGCGACAGCAGGGCCCAATGGGTCAACAGCGATCCCCTGATCTGGATCGCAGTCGACAGTTTTCGTCACGAGACGACGCTCCCACGCACGAGGCGCAGTTCCGGCAGGACGCTCGCCGGTCAGAGCGCGCGCTTCGGAAAGGCCGACCAGGCATCGCCATCGGTAATCGTCGACAAGTGGCACGCGCTTGCCGGTGACCGGGCCATGCCGGCGCCCGAGCAGATCACCGATGCCTTCCTCGCCGACCTGTGGGACCGCAGCATAACCTTCGACCTCGTTTCGTGCGCCGACAGCGACGAACGCAAGCTCGAGGTGCGTTTCATCGGCAGGATCATCGCCCAGATGACCGGGCTCGACCAGGTCGACATCGATCGCGGCGAGGCGGCGGCGCTGCCGCTTCTCGTCGGATTGCAGACCAATTTTTCCGAGGTCTTCGAGCGCTGCGAACCAGCGAGTTTCGAAATCCAGAACAGGGAGACGACCGACACAGCAGAAACCTACCAATGCATCGTAATGCCTTTCGGGGAAAAACAGATAACAAGCATCGTCGCCGTCATCGCAGAGCCGGGGCGAAAGCCGGAAAAACTTGGAGAAGACGTCTTGGATCTCGACGCAAGCGCGATTGTCGCCAATCCGCCGATGGCGGATGACGCCGACATTTTGGAACTCGAACATTCTGCGATCAACAGATCGGCCAGGGAAGAAAAACCCCGTGCCGCAAAACCCGCTGCGGTGAATTCATCGCCCACGAACAGCAGCTCTTTGTCCTCGTTGCTGGACGAGGCCCGCAAATCGGCCAGTCTCGCACGCGAGGCCGAAGAGCAGAGCCGGCGCGCCGAACGCCAGGCCCTTTCCCGGACCTACGACATCGTGCTCGCTCTCATGGAATCTCCCGAGGAATTCGCTGCGCAATTGCTTTGCGGCGAGAGCGGCGAACCGTTCCTGTCGCCCGCAGCGCTCGACCTTCTGAGGCAGGCCCGAAAGGCGTCGGTCAGGCGGGAGGATCTCGGCAGGTTTCTCGAAGACCGCCAGACGGCCTGACGGCTAGGCTGGCTGTTCGTATTCCAGCTGTGCGGAGTCACCCGGCTCCGCGCGCCTGGTCTTCAGTTTCTCTTCCCACGCGAGCGCATCGGCCACGATCCTCTCCAGATCGTCGTGCCGCGGCTGCCAATCGGTCGTGCCGCGAATGCGCGAAGGGTCGGACACGAGCGAGGCGACATCGCCCGGACGCCGAGGCTCCTGCTGGCGCGGCAGGCTGCGGCCGACGACGCGGTCGACGGCGTCGAGCACTTCGAGCACCGAGAAGCCGCGCCCGTAACCCACGTTCATCGTCAGGCTGCGATCGGGCTCGGCCATCAGCGCGTCGAGCGCGGCCAGGTGCGCTGCCGCCAGATCGCTGACGTGGATGTAATCGCGCATCCCGGTCCCGTCGGGCGTCGGGTAATCATTGCCGAACACCGCGACATGATCGCGCTTGCCGGTAGCGCATTCGACCGCGACCTTGATGAGATGGGTCGCCCCCTCGCCCGACTGCCCGCTGCGTCCCTGCGGATCGGCTCCGGCGACGTTGAAATAGCGCAGGACCGCGTGGTTGATCGGATGGGCGGCGCTGGTGTCGGCCAGGATCCGCTCGGTCATCGCCTTGCTCATGCCATAGGGGTTGACCGGCTGCACCGGATCGTCCTCGGAAAGCGGCCGCACCTCGGGCTCGCCGTAAACCGTCGCCGTGCTGGAGAAGATGAAATGCGGCACGCCCGCCCCGACCGCGGCGGCGATCAGCCCGCGGCTCTTGGACGTGTTGTTGTCGTAATATTTGAGCGGGTCGGAAACCGATTCCGGCACGATGATCGATCCGGCGAAATGCATGATCGCACCGCGCCCCGCGCCCATCCCGCGCTCGGCGAATATCTTCGCGAGCAATCCGGCGTCCGCGACATCGCCCTGGTAGAAAGGCACATCGTCGGGGACGAGCCAGCGAAACCCGGTCGACAGATTGTCCAGCACGGCGACATCGCGCCCCGCATCGCGCAGGGCCAGCACGGCATGACTGCCGATATAGCCGGCACCGCCGGTGACGAGGACGCTCTGTTCTTGTTTCACGCTTTCATCTTTCTTCCGGCTTGTAGCTGGAACAGGATCGGCTTGTCGATCAGCCGCCCACCGGTCCGATGGGCAAGGGGTTCGCCAACCGGGGTCGGCGAATTCGTGTCGCGTCCGAAAGTCTACTCATCGAGCTTTCGTCAGGTGAAGACTTCAATCGGATTAATACCTTATCTGCAACCGGCGCGCTCGATCCACCGGTAAGCGCGGTGCGGTAAGGCGCATCCCTTTTTGCACGCTGGACTTGCGTTGCGATCCGCAACATATTTCTTCGCATGGAGAGAGACATCAGCGCCACTACCCTTCCTCGTGTCTGCATCATCGGTGCAGGTTGTTCGGGCTTCACCACCGCCAAGCGGCTGAAGGATCATGGCATCCCGTTCGACGTGTTCGAAGGCTCGGACGATATCGGCGGCAACTGGTATTACGGCAATCCCAACGGTCTGTCGTCCTGCTACCAGTCGCTTCACATCGACACTTCGAAATGGCGGCTCGCCTTCGAGGATTACCCCGTGCCTGCCGACTGGCCGGATTATCCGCATCACAGCCAGCTGCTGCAGTACTTCCACGATTACGTGGATCATTTCGGCTTGCGCGAGCACATCACCTTCAACACCCGCGTGGACAAGGCGCGGAGGCGCGAGGAAGGCGGCTGGGACGTCACCCTCTCGACCGGCGAAACCCGGCACTACGACGCGCTGTGCGTCGCCAACGGCCACCACTGGGACGCCCGCATCCCGGACTACCCGGGAGAATTTTCCGGCGAGCAGATCCACAGCCACCATTACCGCACGCCGTTCGAGCCGATCGACTGCGTCGGCAAGCGGGTCCTGGTGGTCGGAATGGGCAATTCGGCGATGGATATAGCGAGCGAACTTTCACAGCGTCCGATCGCGGAAAAGCTGTTCGTCTCGACCCGGCGCGGTGTCTGGGTCCTGCCGAAATACTACAACGGCGCGCCGCTCGACAAGAACCCGGCCCCCGCCTGGATGCCAAAAACGCTGCGGCAGAAACTGGGCGAGCGCTTCATCAAGAAGCTGGTCGGCAAGATGAGCGATTACGGCCTGCCAGATCCCGAGATCGGCCCGTTCGACAGCCACGCGACCGTTTCGGGCGAATTCCTGCTGCGTGCCGGATCGGGCGATATCACGATGAAGCCGGCGATCGAGCGGCTGGATGGCGACGGGGTCGTCTTTACCGATGGCAGCCGGGAGCAGCTCGACGCGATCGTCTGGGCGACCGGCTACGACATTTCCTTCCCCTTCTTCGACGAGCCGTCGTTCAAGGCCGATGCCGACAATTGCCCGCCGCCGCTCTACAAGCGGATGCTCAAGCCGGACGTGCCGGACCTGTTCTACATGGGGCTGGGTCAGCCCTTGCCGACGCTGGTCAATTTCGCCGAGCAGCAGTCCAAGCTGGTCGCGGCCTATCTTGCAGGCAAATATCTTCCGCCCGACGAGCAGACGATGCACGAGACGATCGTCGCCGACGAGAAGTACCACACCGGCCAGTTCTACGAGAGCCGCCGGCACACGATCCAGCTCGATTTCGATGCCTATGTGCGTGACCTGTTGAAGGAAATCGAGGCGGGAAGGAAACGCGCGGACAAGGCGGGCAATCCGCGCCCGGTTCCCGCGCGCCGGATGGAGGAAGCCTGAACCATGGCCACGATAGCAGCACCGGATATCGCCGAGCGCCCAATCACTCCGGTCGATGTCAGCGCCAACGCGCTTTACACCGAGAACCGCTGGCACGATCCCTTTGCCGAGCTACGCCGCACGATGCCATTGAGCTACCGGCCCGACAGCCCGTTCGGCGGTTACTGGTCGGCGGTCACCTACGACCTCGTCCAGCAGATCGAGATCGACCACGCGACATTCTCGTCGGCCTGGGACCGCGGCAATATCACCATTGCCGATGGCGTGGGGGAGGTCGAGTTTCCGAACTTCATCGCGCAGGACCCGCCGATCCACACCGCGCAGCGCAAGGTCATCGCGCCCGCATTCTCGCCGAGCCAGATGGGCGCGCGCGAGAAGCAGGTTGTCGAGCGCTGCCGAATGCTGCTCGACGCGCTGCCTCAGGGCGAAACCTTCGACTGGGTCGAACAGGTGTCGATCCCGATGACCATCGGAATGCTGCTGATCCTGTTCGACATGCCCTATGACGAATGGCGCGATATCAAGCGCTGGTCCGACTGGGCGAGCGGCGTTTCGGCGGACAACCTGACCGATGAATATCGCGCCGAGTTCATGGTGCAGATGGGCGCGATGCTAGCCCGGTTCGACCGCGAACTTGAAGACCGCCGCGCCAAGGAGCCGACCGACGATCTGCTCAGCCGGATGATCCATTCCGAGGCCATGGGCAACATGAGCCCGATGGAGCGGATCGCCAATATCGCGCTCCTGATCGTGGGCGGAAACGACACGACCCGCAATTCGATGAGCGGCATGGTCGAGGCGCTCGACAGGTTTCCCGACCAGCTCGACGTTCTGCATGGCGACCGTTCGCTGGTGCCCAATGCAGCGCAGGAGATCATCCGCTGGCAATCGCCGGTCACGCACATGCGGCGCACCGCAACCTGCGACACCGAGCTTGCCGGCCAGCGGATCCGCGAAGGCGAGAAGATCGTCATGTGGTACATCTCGGCCAACCGCGACGAAAATGTGTTCGAGGATGCCGACCGGTTCGACGTGACGCGCAAGAACGCGCGGCGGCACCTGGGCTTCGGCGCGGGCATCCATCGCTGCGTCGGAGCGCGGCTGGCCGAAATTCAGATCGGGACGCTCATCACCGAGATCGTCGAGCGCAACTGGCGGATCGTGCCGCAGGCTGAACCGACGCGGCTCGCCAGCCCGTTCCTCCACGGATTCACGCAGATGCCCGTGCGTATCGAAACCCGCGGCTAGCCCTCCCTAGCGGACCAAGCCTGCCGCCTGCATCTCGACGGGCGTGACGACGCCGTCGCGATCGGTGTCGATGCGGTCGAAATTCGCCTGCGTCGCGATGCGATACTCGACCAGGGTGATCGAACCGTCCTTGTCGGTGTCGAACTGCTGCATCAGCGGATCGGCGCTGACAGCGATCGCGTCGGGATTGGCAAGCGCGGCGAATTCCTGCGGGCTCAAGGCGCCGTTGCCGTCCTTGTCGAGCCCGACGAACACCACCTGGTTCTGGCGGATCGCTTCGGCTTGCGCGACTTCGCGCTGCGTCGCGACGATCTCCGCCGGAAGCACGACGCCGCTGCCGTCGCGATCGAGGCGCCGGAACTCGGCATCCATCTGGGCGACGAAATCCGCCCTGCCGATCGGCTGCTGGGCCGGTGCCTGGCCCGGTTGCTGCGCGAGAGCG containing:
- the galE gene encoding UDP-glucose 4-epimerase GalE; translated protein: MKQEQSVLVTGGAGYIGSHAVLALRDAGRDVAVLDNLSTGFRWLVPDDVPFYQGDVADAGLLAKIFAERGMGAGRGAIMHFAGSIIVPESVSDPLKYYDNNTSKSRGLIAAAVGAGVPHFIFSSTATVYGEPEVRPLSEDDPVQPVNPYGMSKAMTERILADTSAAHPINHAVLRYFNVAGADPQGRSGQSGEGATHLIKVAVECATGKRDHVAVFGNDYPTPDGTGMRDYIHVSDLAAAHLAALDALMAEPDRSLTMNVGYGRGFSVLEVLDAVDRVVGRSLPRQQEPRRPGDVASLVSDPSRIRGTTDWQPRHDDLERIVADALAWEEKLKTRRAEPGDSAQLEYEQPA
- a CDS encoding cytochrome P450, whose translation is MATIAAPDIAERPITPVDVSANALYTENRWHDPFAELRRTMPLSYRPDSPFGGYWSAVTYDLVQQIEIDHATFSSAWDRGNITIADGVGEVEFPNFIAQDPPIHTAQRKVIAPAFSPSQMGAREKQVVERCRMLLDALPQGETFDWVEQVSIPMTIGMLLILFDMPYDEWRDIKRWSDWASGVSADNLTDEYRAEFMVQMGAMLARFDRELEDRRAKEPTDDLLSRMIHSEAMGNMSPMERIANIALLIVGGNDTTRNSMSGMVEALDRFPDQLDVLHGDRSLVPNAAQEIIRWQSPVTHMRRTATCDTELAGQRIREGEKIVMWYISANRDENVFEDADRFDVTRKNARRHLGFGAGIHRCVGARLAEIQIGTLITEIVERNWRIVPQAEPTRLASPFLHGFTQMPVRIETRG
- a CDS encoding EF-hand domain-containing protein translates to MLKHLAFGFAALASASPALAQQPGQAPAQQPIGRADFVAQMDAEFRRLDRDGSGVVLPAEIVATQREVAQAEAIRQNQVVFVGLDKDGNGALSPQEFAALANPDAIAVSADPLMQQFDTDKDGSITLVEYRIATQANFDRIDTDRDGVVTPVEMQAAGLVR
- a CDS encoding flavin-containing monooxygenase, giving the protein MERDISATTLPRVCIIGAGCSGFTTAKRLKDHGIPFDVFEGSDDIGGNWYYGNPNGLSSCYQSLHIDTSKWRLAFEDYPVPADWPDYPHHSQLLQYFHDYVDHFGLREHITFNTRVDKARRREEGGWDVTLSTGETRHYDALCVANGHHWDARIPDYPGEFSGEQIHSHHYRTPFEPIDCVGKRVLVVGMGNSAMDIASELSQRPIAEKLFVSTRRGVWVLPKYYNGAPLDKNPAPAWMPKTLRQKLGERFIKKLVGKMSDYGLPDPEIGPFDSHATVSGEFLLRAGSGDITMKPAIERLDGDGVVFTDGSREQLDAIVWATGYDISFPFFDEPSFKADADNCPPPLYKRMLKPDVPDLFYMGLGQPLPTLVNFAEQQSKLVAAYLAGKYLPPDEQTMHETIVADEKYHTGQFYESRRHTIQLDFDAYVRDLLKEIEAGRKRADKAGNPRPVPARRMEEA